ATAACAAAGAAATAATTCAAGGTTATGATAAAATCTCTATTATATTGAATTCTAAAGAAACAAATGAATATGGAATGGGAGAGTGTTTTATAAAAAAATTCCCATAAATTAATAAAATAAAGTAATCATTCTTTTTCAAGAGAGATTTTAGTAAAGTAATTTCTAAAAATTAATTTTATTCAATAACTTTTAATCTCTGGAGGTATGCCAAAAACAAAGTAATAGACTTGAATCTTTATAAAGTTTGAAAATTTGACTGCTCTCGAGCAAAAACAAAAATAAAATCAAGAATGATAAATTACTCCTAAAAGTATTTAGTAAGTTTATATAGTAATGATACACTCAAAACTCGTATGTCATTTTATTAATATTACTTCTTTAAGGCATACTAAATAAGTTTTTATCTTTATGAATTATTTTTCATTTGAACAAATAGAAAGCAATTCACAATAAGGATTATTCCGTTGTGAAAAACATTCAGGTTGCCCTCGTCCTTTAACGGGGGCTTTTTTATTTAGAAATACAATACTTCTGATTTTTTTACTCCTGATTTTTTGGCACCGACCTTAAAAACGTTCCAAACATTTTTTGCTCTTCAAGTCTGCATGACCATACTAAATCACCATTCCATACTGTAATATCTGGACAACCATCGCACATGCTTTGACGTCCATCTTTCATAATATCTACTGGTTGTATGAACATTATTGTTTGCATGTGTGCTTTCTTAAAAATTTGCAACGGATTTTTTAGCATTTTTATTAATGCTTTTCTTATTCCTTTATCTACTGGCCATAGAAATAACATTGCTGATCTTCCACGACGTGTTATTTTTGGAGAAGCATAAGAAAGGTAAGTACCCTTAAAGAAATGATGTGCTATCATTACAAGTTCAAGAAATTTGGGCCCAGCATAACCATATATCTTTCCTTTTGTACCAATTCTTTCTGTAAGTAACCATTTGAACGAATCAACTTTTTCTGTTCCATTTAAATATGCACAGGGAGAAAAATCAGGATAATATTCTCTAACTACTCTTAAAATATCAGTAGAAAGAATGTCAACTTTTCTATCTGTATCTGAATGATAAGAAATATTCTGCCAATCAACCTTTTGTCCACCTGCATACCAGTCAAAAGGTAAAGAAGGAACAACATGTCGAAAGCAAATGAAAACCATAGTATGAACAATATCTATATTTTCTTCTGCCCATTTTAAAAGTTCTGGTGTGTATTTTAATGTATCTTCGTAGACTGTTGAATTAAATGAGCATGCAATTCCACCCACATCAGCAAGCATTTTTGCATAATGATAACGGAGTTCATTTAATTCAACTTCATTTTTACCTCGCCATTTACCTCCACGACCCTGTTTACTATCAACATGAAAAGTAAATCCATATACTCCTGCTTTCTTCAAATCTTTTAATAAATCTTTAGTAAGAACAGCTCCATTTGTATTTACAATTGGTTTTAAACCTCTTCTTTTTATTTCAGCAACAATTTCAACTATTTGTGGATGAAGAAGTGGATCGCCACCTGCAATTGAAATACAATCAGAATTTCTCTTCTGTTGAAATATGTCAAGCTCATGTTTTATTAAATCAAGTGGTTTGTGCGAATTCTTTTCGTTTTCACGATAACAACCATCACATGCAAGATTGCACATTGCTGTTGGTTCAAGCCAGGATATTGCATTGTCTGGTAAAGTCCACGGTAAGCGATATAATTCCCTGTGATTTAAAATTAATTCTGCCATAATACCCTCAATTTATTTTGAAAAAATCTATATAAATATTGTAGATTATTTTCTCTGGCAGAATATTATTTTTCAGGAATGATTAATATAATATATTAAATCCAGTTTTAATTAGAAAGAATAATTATCTATTAATTTATAAAATGGATGTGATACTTTATCTGAATAAAAAAAGAGAAACATATTTAATATGTTCCTCTTTTCTTAGATAATTTATTAAACTTACTTTTTAGAATTACTTCATTAAAATGAATTTTTTAACCTGCGAAAATTTTGTACCTGCTTCGAGTTTATAAAAATAGATACCACTCGATAGATTAAAATGGTTTGCAGAAAACTCAACTTTATAAACTCCTGCAATTTGAAGTTCATTTACAAGAGTAGCAACCTCATTGCCAAGTATATCATATACTTTCAATGTAACAAAAGAATTTTCAGGTATTTGATAACTGATAATTGTTACAGGATTAAACGGATTGGGATAATTTTGATTAAGTGCAAATGTTGCTGTTATTGTTTTTACATCTTCATCTACAATATCAGTTAAAGGATTGCCCGGATAACGATTGGTTACTTTTATAGCATAGCTCCCATATCCAGAATATTTATAAGCTCTTATATAGTAAGTGTTTGCATTTGCATTTTTAAGTGACATAATTTCACTAACTCCATAGAGGCCAGCATAAGATATTTGATTTTGTAGATTGTCATACAAATACAAATCTATTTCAAGAGTGGAATCGGAATCTGTTCTTACATAAAGTGAATCCCAATTTGATGTTAAAGTAATTTTATAATAATCACTATTATCTGTAATTCCTTTTGAATAATATCCAAGATGACCTGTATACACAATGTTCGAATTGATTTGCAATGCATTTGCCATATCGTTATTAGGTTCAATATCATTTTCTAATTTTGATTTAATAAATTCTCCTACAATTTTATATGAACCATATCCTGAATATTTAAATGCTTTAATAAAATATTTTCCCGGAGATAAACCATTAAAATGAGTTTGTTCATTAATACCTGTACTTATATCGTAACTTGCTATTTGAGTAATGCCATCTACATCATAAAGATATAAATCTATTTCCAGTGTTTCATTTGATAAAGTTTTTATAATTAACTTTCCATCAGTTTGAACATCAACACTCCACCAATCAACATCATCTGTATAACTATTTGAATAATATCCCAGATGACCATAATTTACTACTGTTGACGTTGCATTAAAAACTCCCAGACTTTGAGCTTTATCATACGAATCATTAGTTTCAGCATCATTTGTTGTAACATTTTCAATGTTAGTTTGCACGTAATTACTCGTAATTTTATATCCCCCATGCTTACTATAAAGAACCACTTTTATAAAGTATGTACCCGGTATTAAGTTATTAAAATGAGTTTCTTCAATTAAGCCTATAGAAATATCATAAGAAGCAATGGATGTTTTTCCATCAACATCATAAATATATAAATCAATATCTGCTGAATCGGATTCGGTTCTAATTTTTAAGCTGCCATCAAAAGGAATAACTACTTTCCACCAATCAACCTGATCATAACTTTTTGCTTGATAATAACCAATATGTCCCGTCGATTCAGAATTCAAAGCAAGAGGCAATGCTTGTTCAAAAGAATCATCTGGTTCAGAATCGTTTTGATAAGGTGCCAGTGTAAATCTATTAAATATCGTATAACTCCCGGATCCTGAATATCTGACAGCTTTAACATAATAAGTACCAGCTTTCAATGCATTATGATGAGTAGATTCTCTTTGTCCAATAGAAATATCATAAGAAGCAATTGAAGTTTCACCATCAACATCATAAATATACAAATCGATATCTAAATTGCCTGTAGAATTAACTTCAAAATAAAGACTTCCATCATAAGACAATGTAATTACCCACCAATCTACATCATCATAGTTTTGTGAATCATTATAAAATAATGTTCCATTATCACTTGAATTTGGAGTGATGGGAGTAGCCTGTTGATGAGTATTATTAGGTTCAGATTCTGCAAAAACATTAATACATAAAATCACACTTAAAATAATAGTCAAAATATTTTTCATTCTTACCTCCTGAAATTTAAGATTCTGATTAACTTATTCTGTAGAAAATTTAATTATAAACTAATGTGCAGGATAAAAAGCTGGCTATGAAGTTTATAATAAATTTAAGATGAGTTTTGTTGTTAAACTTAAATAAATTAACAGTGATTAAAAAATTATTTTTTTGATCTGTGATTTATAATAATGTGATATATACTCTGATTATAATGAAATGAGAAGTGTTAACCTAACTTCTTATGAAATCTCTTTGTACTGATTAAAAGAATAAATACACCCATTATAAAAAGAATAACTAATTCCTTCCACAATTCAACAAAACCATTGCCTTTAAGAATTACGCCTCTAATAATTATCAAAAAGTATTTTAATGGAATTATATAAGTAATATATTGAATTATTTTTGGCATATTTTCTATTGGGAAAACAAAGCCCGAAAAGTAAATCATAGGCATCATTACACCAAAAACAGTAACCATCATTGCTTGTTGTTGTGTTTTAGAAATGGTTGATACAAATAATCCAAGTCCCAGTGTTGAAAGAATAAAAGTAAATGAAGCTAAAATAAAAAGTATAATATTTCCTTTAATTGGAATACGAAACCAGAATACCATAACAGAATTTACTAATATAATGATTACGAAACTGATAATAATAAAAGGTAATATTTTACCTACTATCAATTGCCAGGGCTTTATTGGCGTTACAATTAATTGTTCTAATGTACCAACTTCTTTTTCCTTTACTATTGCAAGTGATGTTAAAAGCATTGTCATAATCATTAACAACAAAGCTGTAATAGCTGGAACCATAAATACTCTTGTTTTGAGTTCTGGATTGTACCAGATTCTTGTTGCAGGTTGAATATTGGTTAGATTAATTGCTATACCTTTTTTAGCAGCATTTCTCGATATAATTTCCTGAGAATAATCAGAAGTTATAGCTTGTATATAACCAGTAGCAATAGAACCTTTTGTTCCATCAGAACCATCAACAATAACCTGTAATTTTGTAGGTACATTGTTAGAGAGATTTTTTTCAAAATTATTCGGTATAACAATTCCAGCTACAGCATTTCCACTTAAAATATATTCTTCAATCTCTCTGTAATTATTTGAATATTTTTTCAAAGTAAAATAGCCAGACTGAATAAGCTTTTCTATATACTTTCTACTTTGAATTGATTTATCCTGATCAAACACAATTATATTAACATTATTCACATCAAAAGTTGCTGCATAACCAAGTAAAATTGTTTGTAACACAGGAGCTAATAAAACGATTAAAAACATTTTGGGATCACGTCTTAACTGTTGTAATTCTTTCTTGATGAAGTAAATTAATGTTTTCATTTTCTTTTAATTATCTATTAGCACAAAATATAATTAACTCATTTTTTTAATATAAGCTCTTGCAGCAATTGATACACTTATTACAGAGAACAAAATCATATAAAGAAGTTGTTGCCAGTAATTTTCGATGCCTGCACCTTTAAGTAAAATTGATCTCAGACAAATAATATAAAATTTTGTTGGAGTTATGTTTGTTATAATCTGAATAAATACTGGCATACTTTCAATCGGGAAAACAAAACCAGAGAGCAATAACGATGGAAGCAATGAAATTAATGTTCCAATCTGAAAAGCCACCTGCATTGAATCTGCAATTACAGAAACAATTATTCCCATTCCCAGAGAAGCCGAAAGAAAAACTAAAGTACAGATCAATAACCAGAAAAAACTTCCTTTAACTATTATATCAAAAAATATATAACCAGCAAAAAGAATTATACTTGCATTAATAAATGCAATAATAACATACGGTATAATTTTCCCGATAAGTAATTCAATTACAGAAAGTGAAGAAACATTTAGTTGTTCAATAGTTGATTTTTCTTTTTCTCTTACAATTGATAGAGAAATTGTTACTACTGCTACAAGAATTAAAATCATTCCAATTAAACCTGGTAATAAAAATCTGGTAGAATTTAAATCTGGATTAAACCAGTAACGTGTTTCTAATTGAATCGGGATATAATAATTTATTCCTTTTCGTGCGAGAAATTCTTCTGTTATATTTTTTGAAAGATTTGCAGTTGCAACACTAACATAATTCATAATTAGATTTGCCGTGTTTCCCTGAACACCATCAATTAAATATTGTATTTTAACTTCTTTATTTGAATATACATTTCTTGAAAAGTTTTCGGGAATAACAACAACACACTGCACAATATTTTCGTCCAAAAATTTTTCAATTTGATTTTTGTTCTCAATATAATTTACAAGATCAAAATACTCGCTACTAACAAGTTCCCGAATAAATGATCTGCTAAGTGAAGATTTATCGAGATCATAAACTGCAATTTTAACATGTCTAACATCAAAGTTAATTGCATATCCAAAAACTATGAGAAGAAAAATTGGGAATAAAAAGATAACACCAAGCATTCGAACATCTCGCAAGAGCTGTCTTATTTCTTTTTTTGATATTGCTTTAATTCTTCTTATGCTAATTTTCATTAATCTTTTCTTCATCCTTTTTCATTTCCAGTAAATGAATAAATACATCTTCGAGTGTAGGTGTAATAGTTGTAATTCTTTCTGGAGTAATATTTTTTTCTTTCAGCAAAGAATTGAGCTGACTAATATTGCTGAACTTTTCGTTTGTAATTATATGAAGATTATTGCCAAACAACGACACCTCACTTACAAAGTCCTGCTTTTCCAGAATTTCTATTACTTCCAATATATTTTTAGATTCTAATTCAAGTATAGGATTTTTAATATAATTTGTTTTAAGTTGTTTTGAACTTCCCTGAGCAATAATTTTTCCTGAATCAATTAAAATAATATTATTGCAATATTCAGCTTCTTCAAGATAATGAGTTGTTACTACAACAGTAATTCCTTCTTGAGATAATTCATTTATTAATTCCCAGAAATTTCTTCTATAAATTGGATCAACACCACTTGTAGGTTCATCGAGAAAAACAATTTTTGGTTTATGAATTACAGATATGCCGAGAGCAAGTCTTTGTTTAATTCCTCCAGGTAGTGAACCAGTTAATATATTTTCACTTCCTTTTAAGTAAGATATTTTTAAAACCCAATCTTTTTTCTCTTTTAATGTTCGTCCATACAATCCATAAACACTACCAAAGAATTCTATATTTTCTTCGACTGTTAAATCATTATACAAAGAAAACTTTTGTGACATGTAACCAATATTTAATTTAACTCTATCGGGATCGTGAACAATACTATAACCACCAACAATTGCATCGCCACTTGTTGGTTCAAGAATTCCACACAGCATTCTTATAGTTGTAGATTTACCTGCTCCATTGGCTCCAAGAAAACCAAATATTTCTCCTTCTCGAACATTAAATGAAATGTTATCAACAGCAGTAAACGAATCAAATCTTTTTGTAAGATTATTAACTTCAATACTATACATGAATTAACAACTCGTATAATTTGCAGTTATTAGATTTTAGTAAAATATATTTTCATTTATAAAATTAAATCTCGCATATACAAAAAGCCACCATAATTTCTTTTTATGGGAATCCATCACTTAGATTTGAACTATTTATCTACAATATAAGTTATGTCTTTAAATTAGGGGGATATATGAAACACACATTAATCCTTTCTGTATTTGCAATATTCATACTAATAACTACAATAATTTCAAGAAGCTTTCGAGTAGAAAAGATTCCCAATGGAAATAAATTTATGTGTGCAAACTGCCATACAAATCCTGGAGGAGGTGGCGAGCGTAATGCATTTGGTAAAGCAGTAGAATCAAGAGTAACTCCTGGTGGCTTTCAGGATTTCTGGGATTCGCAATTAGCTTCACTTGATTCTGATGGAGATGGATTTTCAAATGGTCTGGAATTGCAGGATCCAGAAGGGAAATGGCGACCAGGTCAACCAAATCCTGGCAATTCTTCACAGGTTTCAAATCCAGGAGATCCTAACAGCATACCAAATATTTCTTCAATCAACAGTTCATCAATAGAAAATTACTATAAATTATTTGATAATTATCCCAATCCATTCAATCCTTCAACAAGAATTTCTTTTGCAATTCCAGTAAATGAAAAAGTTACTCTACATATTTTTGACATAAATGGAAGCTTAATCAAAACATTAGTTAATGATAATTTATCGCCCGGTACATACGAAATACTATGGAATGGTAAAGATGAAAATAATAACGATGTTACATCAGGTGTCTATATTTATCAATTAAAAGCAGGTTACTTTAATCAATCTAAAAAGATGGTTTTAATAAGGTGAAAAAATATTTATTTATTTTCTCATTCATTTATATAATCATATTTTCTGGAAATACTTTAGCACTTCCAAGATTTTCTGCAAGATTAGGTGATAAGTGTATCGATTGTCATGTAAATCCTACGGGCGGCAATATGCGAAAAGAAAATGGTTTTTTCTTTGGTAAAAATGTTTTAAGTATGATTTCTGCAAAAGATAAAGATTTCCCTGTTTCAAATAAACTTTCTGAAAATATTTCATTTGGATTAGACTACCGCAGTCAACTTTTATATTCACAAGAAAAAAATAGAGCTGATTTTCATGATATGTCAGGTTCAGCTTATTTGAATGTATCTTTATCAAATAAAATTGATGTTATGAGTAGATACGATTTTGTTCAATCAATCTGGGAAGCTTATGCAGTTGCCAGAATTTTACCAAATGATAGCTACATTAAATTCGGAACATTCACACCCAGCTTTGGGATAAGAATTGATGATCATACTTCTTATACTCGTGGTGGAGATTTTGGTTTACTATTTTCAATAAATAAAATTCAAGGATTAATCTATAATCCTTTTTATACAGAAACAGGAATTGAATTAGGTACATATATAAATGATTTTATATTTATTACAGCAAGTGCTGGTAAAAGTAAACTAAATTCACTTTTAAGCAGCGATCCTTCATTTACATCAAGAATTGAATTAAACCAGTCAATCGAAGATTTTAATATTTTATTTGGTAGCTCATTTGCATCTGTTAAAACAAATTTTACAGGCACAACATTAAATACATTTTTATATGGTGGCTTTTTAGGTGTTGGTAATAAATATATTTCTATTCTTAGTGAACTTGATTTTGCAGAAAATTATTTATCAAAAAATTCAAAATCTTCTGCATTGTTTATCGAGACTTCTTATCAATTAATGATTGGTCTGGATGTAATTATACGCTATGATAGTTTTAATCCAGATATTACATTAAAAAACGATGAGATTTCGCATCTAATTTTTGGTTTTGAATTTTTTCCTTTCAGCTTTATAGAAATTCGTCCTCAATATAGATTTAATATCGAAAATCCAGATAAAAGCAATAATGCTTTTGTTCTACAATTTCATTTGTGGTATTAATTTACTCAAGCCATTCTTTAAATATATTTTCAAAATCAGAAAGGTCATTATATTCAAGACTACTTGAAATAAATTGAGCAAAATTATCCAGAGCTACAATAGCATTAATGCTTGCATCTTTATTTTCAAGATTGGCAACTCGCTCAGATAGAACTCGATTAATTTTAAGAATGTCTTCGTAAATCTGTTTTAATTTTTTCATTTCCCAGTCTGGAGTTCCACCTCTTTGCATTATCATATATTGAACAAATAAGTACATACTAATTACTCTAAATTCAGTTTCTTCAATAGATGCAAATGGCAGATGAAATCTTACAAGCGGCTTTAATTTTGAAAGTACTGGACATCCACTAACTGGCATTATAATACCTATTAAACTGCTAACACCTTTTTGAACAGAAGTTTCTTTAAAGTAAGTTCTCTCATCTACTTCTGCATAAATCTTTACAGTTTCATAAGAATTTATATCACTAAAAAATTTTATTATGTTATCAATATTAACTGCAATGGGACAATATTTTTCAAACTTAGAATTACACAAATCATTAGCACATTGAAAGTTTTCTCTTTTTGCCCAATCTGCTACTTCTGTTTGATTTGATGAAATTAAATCCAGTGTGTTTTTATCAAGTAATATTTCAAATTTTTTTTCTGTTCCATTATTGAATATGAAAGTGTATGTATATTTTAAAACTTCCTGATTGTTTTCCATTTTTCCCTCTAATTATTTTTATTTTTAAAAAGCATGAAGAATAGATAGATTAATCTCCAGAATAATTTTATGATTCTCATAATTTATATACTAATTTAATTACATCAGAATATAAATTCTATATTTGTAATAAATTTGATAAACGATGCCTTATTAATTAAATTGGTAAAGTAAAAAAAGGAAAAGTAATTATTGAGAGCAGTAATACCGGCTGCGGGTTTTGGAACAAGACTGAAACCGCATACATACTCACTCCCAAAAGTATTATTAAATGTTGGTGGTAAACCAATCTTAGGGCATATTGTTGATAAAATAATTTCTGAAAATATTTTCAAAGCCACTTTTATAATTGGGTACATGGGGGAGAAAGTAATTGATTATATAAACAAAAACTACAAGGAATTAAATGCAGATTTTGTAGTACAGGAAGAATTACTTGGATTGGGTCATGCAATTTTTAAAGCAGTACCAACTTTTGATGACGAAGAGATTCTCATAATACTTGGCGATACAATTTTTGATGTTCAATTAACAAATGTATTATCACAAAAAATTAATTCACTTGGAGTAAAAGAAGTTGAAGATCCATCAAGGTTTGGAGTAGCTGTTTGTGAAAACAATCGAATAATAAAATTAATTGAAAAACCACAAACACCAATTTCAAATCTTGCTCTTGTTGGGTTATATTACATTTCTAATTCTAAATTACTAAAAGAATGTTTGAACGAAATAATTAAGAATGATATTAAAACAAAAGGTGAATACCAGTTAACAGATGCATTGCAACTAATGATAGAAAAAGGAGAAACAATAACAACATTTCATGTAGAAGGATGGTATGATTGTGGAAAGCCTGAAACTTTATTATCCACAAATCAGTTTTTACTTTCAAAAAATTATTCTAAAAAAGATTATAATGGTGTAGTTATAAATCATCCTGTATTTATTTCTGATAAAGCTATTATAAAGAATTCAGTCATTGGTCCTTACACAACAATATCGGAAGATTGTATAATTATTGATTCGATTATAAAAAATTCAATAATTAGTTCTGGTGCTAAAATAGAAAAAGCAATGCTAGAAAATTCAATAATTGGAAGCAATGCAGTTATTAAAGGCAATTTCAAAAAATTAAATGCCGGCGATTCATCTGAGATAGAATTTTTTTAATAATAAGTGAGGTATAAATGTCATACTTGTTTACATCTGAATCTGTATCTGAAGGTCATCCAGATAAAATTTGTGATGCCATATCTGATGCAGTTCTCGATGCTGTCTTAAAGCAAGATCCAGAAGGAAGGGTTGCGTGCGAAACATTTGTAACGACTGGACTTGTAGTCGTTGGTGGTGAAATTACGACCAATGCTTATTTAGATATTGAACATATTGTTAGATCAACAATTAGAAATATTGGTTATACAAAAGCAGAATATAAATTCGATGCTGAGTCGTGCGGAGTAATAAATTCGATTCACGCCCAATCACCTGATATTGCAATGGGAGTAGATAAAGGTGGTGCAGGAGATCAAGGATTGATGTTTGGATATGCTTGCGATCAAACTCCCGAATTTATGCCAATGCCAATTATATTTGCTCATAAACTTGTAAAACGCCTTGCTGATATTCGAAAACATCATCCAGAATTAATGCCTTATCTTCGTCCCGATGCAAAATCTCAGGTCACAATTGAATTTGATGATAATAACAATCCTGTTCGTGTTGATGCAATAGTTGTTTCAACACAACATGAACCAAATGTTAGTCAGAAAAAAATAAAAGAAGATGTAATTGAGCATGTTATTAAAGAAGTAATACCCGAACATTTTCTTGATAAGAAAACAAAATTTTTTGTTAATCCAACAGGAAGATTTGAAATTGGTGGCCCACATGGCGATAGCGGTTTAACTGGTAGAAAAATTATTGTTGATACTTATGGAGGCTGGGCACCACATGGAGGAGGAGCTTTTTCTGGAAAAGATCCTTCAAAAGTTGATCGAAGTGCTACTTATGCTGCTAGACATATTGCTAAAAATATTGTTGCTGCTGGATTGGCAA
This region of Rosettibacter firmus genomic DNA includes:
- a CDS encoding sugar phosphate nucleotidyltransferase; translated protein: MRAVIPAAGFGTRLKPHTYSLPKVLLNVGGKPILGHIVDKIISENIFKATFIIGYMGEKVIDYINKNYKELNADFVVQEELLGLGHAIFKAVPTFDDEEILIILGDTIFDVQLTNVLSQKINSLGVKEVEDPSRFGVAVCENNRIIKLIEKPQTPISNLALVGLYYISNSKLLKECLNEIIKNDIKTKGEYQLTDALQLMIEKGETITTFHVEGWYDCGKPETLLSTNQFLLSKNYSKKDYNGVVINHPVFISDKAIIKNSVIGPYTTISEDCIIIDSIIKNSIISSGAKIEKAMLENSIIGSNAVIKGNFKKLNAGDSSEIEFF
- the metK gene encoding methionine adenosyltransferase, coding for MSYLFTSESVSEGHPDKICDAISDAVLDAVLKQDPEGRVACETFVTTGLVVVGGEITTNAYLDIEHIVRSTIRNIGYTKAEYKFDAESCGVINSIHAQSPDIAMGVDKGGAGDQGLMFGYACDQTPEFMPMPIIFAHKLVKRLADIRKHHPELMPYLRPDAKSQVTIEFDDNNNPVRVDAIVVSTQHEPNVSQKKIKEDVIEHVIKEVIPEHFLDKKTKFFVNPTGRFEIGGPHGDSGLTGRKIIVDTYGGWAPHGGGAFSGKDPSKVDRSATYAARHIAKNIVAAGLARECLVQLAYAIGVAQPVSVFINTKGTGVIPDIELGKIIRKEIDLTPRGIIERLKLRRPIYHKTSAYGHFGRNDKDFTWERLDLVPTLKKIIR
- a CDS encoding ABC transporter permease yields the protein MKKRLMKISIRRIKAISKKEIRQLLRDVRMLGVIFLFPIFLLIVFGYAINFDVRHVKIAVYDLDKSSLSRSFIRELVSSEYFDLVNYIENKNQIEKFLDENIVQCVVVIPENFSRNVYSNKEVKIQYLIDGVQGNTANLIMNYVSVATANLSKNITEEFLARKGINYYIPIQLETRYWFNPDLNSTRFLLPGLIGMILILVAVVTISLSIVREKEKSTIEQLNVSSLSVIELLIGKIIPYVIIAFINASIILFAGYIFFDIIVKGSFFWLLICTLVFLSASLGMGIIVSVIADSMQVAFQIGTLISLLPSLLLSGFVFPIESMPVFIQIITNITPTKFYIICLRSILLKGAGIENYWQQLLYMILFSVISVSIAARAYIKKMS
- a CDS encoding ABC transporter ATP-binding protein yields the protein MYSIEVNNLTKRFDSFTAVDNISFNVREGEIFGFLGANGAGKSTTIRMLCGILEPTSGDAIVGGYSIVHDPDRVKLNIGYMSQKFSLYNDLTVEENIEFFGSVYGLYGRTLKEKKDWVLKISYLKGSENILTGSLPGGIKQRLALGISVIHKPKIVFLDEPTSGVDPIYRRNFWELINELSQEGITVVVTTHYLEEAEYCNNIILIDSGKIIAQGSSKQLKTNYIKNPILELESKNILEVIEILEKQDFVSEVSLFGNNLHIITNEKFSNISQLNSLLKEKNITPERITTITPTLEDVFIHLLEMKKDEEKINEN
- a CDS encoding pre-peptidase C-terminal domain-containing protein; this encodes MKNILTIILSVILCINVFAESEPNNTHQQATPITPNSSDNGTLFYNDSQNYDDVDWWVITLSYDGSLYFEVNSTGNLDIDLYIYDVDGETSIASYDISIGQRESTHHNALKAGTYYVKAVRYSGSGSYTIFNRFTLAPYQNDSEPDDSFEQALPLALNSESTGHIGYYQAKSYDQVDWWKVVIPFDGSLKIRTESDSADIDLYIYDVDGKTSIASYDISIGLIEETHFNNLIPGTYFIKVVLYSKHGGYKITSNYVQTNIENVTTNDAETNDSYDKAQSLGVFNATSTVVNYGHLGYYSNSYTDDVDWWSVDVQTDGKLIIKTLSNETLEIDLYLYDVDGITQIASYDISTGINEQTHFNGLSPGKYFIKAFKYSGYGSYKIVGEFIKSKLENDIEPNNDMANALQINSNIVYTGHLGYYSKGITDNSDYYKITLTSNWDSLYVRTDSDSTLEIDLYLYDNLQNQISYAGLYGVSEIMSLKNANANTYYIRAYKYSGYGSYAIKVTNRYPGNPLTDIVDEDVKTITATFALNQNYPNPFNPVTIISYQIPENSFVTLKVYDILGNEVATLVNELQIAGVYKVEFSANHFNLSSGIYFYKLEAGTKFSQVKKFILMK
- a CDS encoding ABC transporter permease produces the protein MKTLIYFIKKELQQLRRDPKMFLIVLLAPVLQTILLGYAATFDVNNVNIIVFDQDKSIQSRKYIEKLIQSGYFTLKKYSNNYREIEEYILSGNAVAGIVIPNNFEKNLSNNVPTKLQVIVDGSDGTKGSIATGYIQAITSDYSQEIISRNAAKKGIAINLTNIQPATRIWYNPELKTRVFMVPAITALLLMIMTMLLTSLAIVKEKEVGTLEQLIVTPIKPWQLIVGKILPFIIISFVIIILVNSVMVFWFRIPIKGNIILFILASFTFILSTLGLGLFVSTISKTQQQAMMVTVFGVMMPMIYFSGFVFPIENMPKIIQYITYIIPLKYFLIIIRGVILKGNGFVELWKELVILFIMGVFILLISTKRFHKKLG
- a CDS encoding FlgD immunoglobulin-like domain containing protein — protein: MKHTLILSVFAIFILITTIISRSFRVEKIPNGNKFMCANCHTNPGGGGERNAFGKAVESRVTPGGFQDFWDSQLASLDSDGDGFSNGLELQDPEGKWRPGQPNPGNSSQVSNPGDPNSIPNISSINSSSIENYYKLFDNYPNPFNPSTRISFAIPVNEKVTLHIFDINGSLIKTLVNDNLSPGTYEILWNGKDENNNDVTSGVYIYQLKAGYFNQSKKMVLIR
- a CDS encoding DUF6901 family protein; translated protein: MENNQEVLKYTYTFIFNNGTEKKFEILLDKNTLDLISSNQTEVADWAKRENFQCANDLCNSKFEKYCPIAVNIDNIIKFFSDINSYETVKIYAEVDERTYFKETSVQKGVSSLIGIIMPVSGCPVLSKLKPLVRFHLPFASIEETEFRVISMYLFVQYMIMQRGGTPDWEMKKLKQIYEDILKINRVLSERVANLENKDASINAIVALDNFAQFISSSLEYNDLSDFENIFKEWLE
- a CDS encoding radical SAM protein, which encodes MAELILNHRELYRLPWTLPDNAISWLEPTAMCNLACDGCYRENEKNSHKPLDLIKHELDIFQQKRNSDCISIAGGDPLLHPQIVEIVAEIKRRGLKPIVNTNGAVLTKDLLKDLKKAGVYGFTFHVDSKQGRGGKWRGKNEVELNELRYHYAKMLADVGGIACSFNSTVYEDTLKYTPELLKWAEENIDIVHTMVFICFRHVVPSLPFDWYAGGQKVDWQNISYHSDTDRKVDILSTDILRVVREYYPDFSPCAYLNGTEKVDSFKWLLTERIGTKGKIYGYAGPKFLELVMIAHHFFKGTYLSYASPKITRRGRSAMLFLWPVDKGIRKALIKMLKNPLQIFKKAHMQTIMFIQPVDIMKDGRQSMCDGCPDITVWNGDLVWSCRLEEQKMFGTFLRSVPKNQE